In Carcharodon carcharias isolate sCarCar2 chromosome 3, sCarCar2.pri, whole genome shotgun sequence, a single window of DNA contains:
- the ptf1a gene encoding pancreas transcription factor 1 subunit alpha: METVLEQLTGIDTFAAATYFDDEDFFTEQASRDNLDTDGFLEHDVDFLSGQISEYYKESRVAPDAEHCDSGILSFTSSSSPFSFDCPDSTSEVSPQLKGIEGAAKRRRRIRSEVEMQHLRQAANVRERRRMQSINDAFEGLRTHIPTLPYEKRLSKVDTLRLAIGYINFLTELVQSDMPLRNPNSDSAIQPKKVIICHRGARSPSPNDPDYGLPPLAGHSLSWTDEKQLKEQNIIRTAKVWTPEDPRKSSSKSCVNNIENEPPFDFVS, encoded by the exons ATGGAGACCGTGCTCGAGCAGCTCACCGGCATCGACACCTTTGCGGCCGCCACCTACTTCGATGATGAAGATTTTTTCACGGAGCAGGCGTCCAGGGATAACCTGGACACGGACGGGTTCCTGGAGCACGACGTGGACTTTCTGAGCGGCCAGATTAGCGAGTATTACAAGGAGAGCAGAGTGGCTCCCGATGCCGAGCACTGCGACTCGGGCATCCTCTCCTTTACATCGTCCTCGTCGCCCTTTTCCTTCGACTGCCCGGACAGCACTTCTGAGGTGTCCCCCCAGCTCAAAGGGATCGAGGGCGCTGCGAAAAGACGCAGGAGGATCCGCTCAGAAGTTGAAATGCAGCACCTTCGGCAAGCTGCAAATGTCCGGGAGCGCAGACGCATGCAGTCTATTAACGATGCATTTGAAGGTCTCCGAACTCACATACCAACGCTACCTTATGAAAAACGACTTTCAAAAGTTGATACCCTCCGACTGGCAATCGGTTACATTAACTTCTTAACAGAGCTTGTTCAATCCGACATGCCTTTAAGAAACCCAAACAGCGATTCTGCAATCCAGCCTAAAAAAGTCATCATCTGTCATAGAGGTGCAA GATCGCCATCTCCAAATGACCCAGACTATGGGTTGCCCCCTCTCGCAGGGCATTCCTTGTCGTGGACTGATGAGAAACAGCTTAAAGAACAAAACATCATCAGGACAGCCAAAGTGTGGACTCCCGAAGATCCTAGAAAATCTAGTAGCAAATCATGTGTAAACAATATTGAGAACGAACCACCTTTTGACTTTGTCTCATAG